The Nicotiana tomentosiformis chromosome 2, ASM39032v3, whole genome shotgun sequence genome includes the window ttagctgcagtgtatggtcttgaaattcatcaaatggatgttaagacggccttcttaaatggagagttggaggaagaaatttacatggaacaacctgaagggtttgtggttccaggtaaagaaaagaaggtatgtagacttgttaagtctctttacggactaaaacaagcacccaaacaatggcatgcgaaatttgaccaaataatgttgtcaaatggttttaagataaatgaatgtgataaatgcgtgtacattaaaaatattccaaatcacatagtcattgtttgcctatatgtggatgatatattgataatgagtaatgccattgccaacataaatgctactaagcgtatgctcaatagcaagtttgatatgaaagacttgggagttgctgatttaattctgggaattaagatcaataagactcctcaaggtctggcattgtcacaatctcattatattaagacagtacttgaaaaattcaagcacttgggctttaaagttgcaaagactccaattgacgtgaatcttgcattagcaaagaacaaaggccaaagcatatcacaattggattatgctcgtgtattgggatgcttaatgtatatcatgaattgtacacgaccagacatagcttgtgctataagtaaactgagtcgatatacgagcaatccaggccaatctcattggatggcaatgaaacgagttttgggatatttagaacatacccagaactttgaattgcactacagtaattttcctgcggtgattgagggatactgtgatgcaaattggatcaccgattcaactgattctaagtccacgagtggatatgtattcactattggtggaggagcggtatcttggaagtcatccaaacaaacatgtattgcccgctctacaatggaggctgaattcatagccttagataaagccggtgaagaagctgaatggctccggaatttcttggaagacattccattttggcccaaaccgttggcaccaatatgcatacattgtgatagtcaagcggcaattggaagggctgggagcgtcatgtataacggtaaatctcgtcatatacgacgaagacataaaaccgttaggcaattactctctagaggaattatcacaattgactatgtaaagtcaagtgataatgtgtcggatccacttacaaaaggcctaactagagaggtagttgagaaatcatcaaggggaatggggctatggccgagaacaagtcattgtggcggtaactctacctagaagactggagatcccaagatctaggttcaaagagatcaaacaaagttattaatgacggttcaacattgtcaaataaaattttagtccattctcgtgatgagacaatgttcagtactaaggataaagcattaaggctttttaatgatttctaaatttgatacggggtatatcaaatagtgtatctacaggatgacacgtttaggaatcacctatttaagtgtgaagtgtgagccgcttcaaggagaactttgtaaggccagttctctacgcacttatgaaaccaggcggtgttcatggctgaaacgaacacaacaatgagaaccaaagacggttaagggttgattgtgtgacttatggttgtctaggtatacaccaaagatcgacggttcaaagatatcaaatctaccgattgaccgagtatatccgacataagtttactacggaaagttcaaagggaaacctacttatccagatgcaattaatccttgcttgtaaatcacacagtttttcatgcatacttccgtgatatagccattccccattcatgtgggggattgttgaggttttatttttaagatgtaatattcttaaaatgaggatgaatgggaaatggagggaaaatgaaattttgagtaaaattttaagtttcccctcttaacaatgagacattgtcccatattggaagtggaagacatttttggtgggtatatatataattgctcttcttgtagctcttaaagagttaagaagaaagcaagcctcgcgccgtcatcgtcgctcgctcgctcggctcggcttcggctacggcttcggcttcggcttcggatttggatttggatttggtcaaatgatcgattgattgattaattttttggaccaaatttatttgttaatagtaaatattaacgtaagattatccgtatttgtaacggatattttccaatccgtgtattgataatttggcagccggataatggtcttcccaccatgaagtgcttgctccacaaacatgtaatgcttgctccaccatgaagggtggacgtttggtcttgcactccttcttggctgctatatatatgagcagcaaatgttgaagaaagatactcaactcaacatacaattcgctcaacaaattggctatacattgcactccttcctctcagaacttccatacgtttttctgagtatatactccttcgttctgcattgttttttaacttcaaacaaagcaactgtaagtgtgatttgctaccgaactttgtgttcgccgaaacactggggtttgaagtaccgctacaccagtgtgttattcgttctatcctgggaggaaataatccattaccttgggtactaggaggggattaaattccttaaggaaacactgtgaattcagtgggctcgaatttattattattgtttcattacgttaacttatattttgcagaattaatatttacaaatacagcaatattgaccgggaataacaatcttaaggaatttaatatttatttctgtacttgtgttattcttattattctgcaaactaaaacctttgtggtttgtgtactcccgttttggagagttaagccttcgtggcgttttgttggatattaaaatctacgtgatttttactccagtttgaaaacgtgtattaaacgtttgtttgtgtcattcttttacagaaaagatgatgactgaaaacgaaaaccaagctgttccgatggcgactgccaacgcaacgacaagccgaacaccggcgttggcaccggcagaaaaacccggaaaattttccgggattgatttcaaacgctggcagcagaagatgttcttctacttaactacgttatgtctacagaagttcatcaaggaagatgttcctgatctgccggataaaactccagataatgaacgctttctcgtgattgaagcgtggaagcattctgattttttatgcaagaattatattcttagcggactggatgataatctgtataatgtatacagtagcatggagacatacCTATATAATGAtatattctatttaattttaaattatcgaaataccacttcaaatccaaaaaagatataagaatataatagatcttgacatatgaatatggaagaacaaattAAAGAAATTGATGcatttttcggttcggtttgtacaATTCTAGTGATAGTTTAGCCTTTTGTATGCTCATGCGCAGCAATAGATAAGAGGAACAAAGAAATGATAACTTAAGAGTAGCTGTTTATAGTTTAGTTCACAAAACTTGGAAGTTGGAACTATATATGTGTATAGCAGTTCACTGAATTAAATATTTGTTTGTCTTCTAAAACCTAGTAGTATTAATCTCAGGACTTAAAACTTAAAAGCAACAATTTTCACGTTTTTAATCTAGATGCATTGACAGTTGCGTTAAAAAATTCACATTTCTTTAAAAGATTAACATTATTTAATTTGTAGATCCGTGAACTATGGCTTCTGCAATGCATAACAACCCAAGTGGCTGTCTGAATTTTGAAATCCGAATAATGTATTGCAGATTCAGTTTTTCTCCTTTAAGAAATAAATGTCGTCCAACTTTTCTAATGTAATTTAATTAGTTTCACTtcttgagaatatatatatatatatatatatatatatatatatatatatatatatatatatattgtaaactAGGGAACCCGCCACCGCATTTCTTGAGGTACATTATGGATAGACCCCGCTTCAATGCAATAGCTTTCATCAAACCACACTGAAGAAATAAATCGCATTAGGCAAGTTCCGTGCGACGAACTCATCCGAGAAAGTATGCGGGGGGTTTCGAACCTGCGATCTCTATTTGGGGATCTCCTGCTCAACCAACTCGACCACCCTTGCATATTTTGAAATGAAATATCTACTTTTTTTCTTGAGCCTTGCTACCTCCCACCAACACAAGTATCATCAACTTATTCATTAAGGCTTAATCAAATAAGAAGAAATCACTtaataattttttgtttttattgaaATTTGAAGTTAAACATCATGATTCTCCACTTACTTTATTGACTCATACCATTATGTGCCATTTAGAAGTGAAGTATCTCTTTAAAAGCAAAATGATGCTGATCAAGCTAAATTTTCATTAAAAGAGTTTTTTAAAGCCATAGGTTAATATTCTGCAAATCAATTCAAATTGAATATTTTAAATTGTTTGATTATTTCATCTAAATTCTCAACAAATGTCTTGTAATACTTAGAAAGTCAACTTTTTACATCTCTAACCAAAACATAAAAGGAAGAACATGTAAAACCATTGCTCACGCTAACAATGGGAATCTGTGTTTCCTTCTAAGATTATCTCTAAAATAAaacagaaagaagaagaaaaaaaaagaaaatttgctTAGGGAATATCATCAACCAGCTGAGTCCAAAACTGCAAATACTAAGTTTTTAAGTAGAAATGGTTTTTATTAAAGGCCTGCTTGATCCAAAGCACAAAGTGTTTATAATTTTAGGTCATTTGGCAGTTGAAGATTGTCTTTTCTTAAGTGAGAAGCCGGAGAATGCTCAAGCAACAACGTGGTCTATACAAAATACCTTAAGCAACAGACAAGTAAAAGAAACTTCCTTTCTTGAGATTGCCGTCTGTATATATAAAAAAGCTTGACCAAGTCTTAATTTTCCAGTTCTGACAttaaaaaaatagagaaaagGTAAAGAAGAAGGATAAGAACATGGTTTTTTGCTGCCTGTCCTGCAATTTAACTAATTGCAAACATAGTCCTTGGAATATTGTGCCTCTAACACATTAACCTTGATTATAATTATAAACAAGATATATAGTCTTTGTCAATTTATTTAGGATTTAAGTAGTTGGTAACTGCCTTATTTTTTAAGGTTGCCTCTAATTATATTTTAAGTGAACCTTATAATGTAAAAAAGTATTTACACGGAGTGAATATAATTTAAACTCATGTATTAACTCTTTAAACCATATTCTTATCCTTTCTCCATCACTCATGCTTTGGTGAAAATTAGTTGCATCATAGTGTGAAAATTTAATCATTTTCAACATTTAATGGTAAAATAGTAACATTTTATGACAAATAGAGGGtgaaagttataattaagtaataTTTCAAGGATCAACAAGGCAATTTTCCCATACAGATTTTAGTTAAAGTTCATGTGTTCTAGTTGAATATCAAACATTGGAGTGTCAAATCTCTAGCACATTTTTCTCCATTTCCTAAAATGGCAGCAGGAAGAAAGAAACAGAAAGTAAAATGGAGCAAACTCTACACATTCTCATGTTTGCATCCTCAAACTAATGAAGGTGATCCTGCTTCTTTTGCTGGTGCACCATCAGCTCAAAGTTTTATTGGGCAGCCAGGTTTTTCCAGGGTGGTTTTCTGCAATGATCCACATTGCCACAAACTCAAACCATACAACTATCCTAACAACTATGTTGCCACAACTAAATACAACATTGTCACCTTCTTTCCTATAGCACTTTTCGAGCAGTTTCGTCGTGTTGCCAATCTGTATTTCTTGTTAGCTGCTGTTCTTTCTGTCACTTCTTTGGCTCCCTTTACTCCTGTTAGTGTCATTTCTCCTCTTGTTTTCGTCGTTGGGATTAGTATGCTCAAGGAGGCAATGGAGGATTGGAATAGATTCTTGCAGGTAACTCCAAACTTCTATATAGTAAGCACTACTAATGTTTATTTATATTGTCATATCTTGTTGATGAAAATGATATTGCAGGACTTGAAGGTGAATGCAAGAAAAGTGAAGGTTCACATAGGAAATGGAGAATTCATGGAAAGAGCCTGGAAAGAAGTATATGTGGGAGATGTTATAAAAGTAAACAAGAATGAGTATTTTCCAAGTGATCTTCTATTGCTTTCTTCAAGCTATGAAGATGGTCTTTGTTATGTTGAGACTATGAATCTAGATGGTGAGACTAATCTGAAAGTTAAGAGAAGCTTGGAAGCCACACTTAGCCTAGATTCAGATGAACAATTCAGTAAGTTTTTAGCCACAGTTCGTTGCGAGGATCCAAATCCAAACCTTTATACATTTGTAGGAAATTTGGAGTTTGAAAATGAATCTCATCCTTTGTCTCCATCTCAAATTCTTTTAAGGGATTCAAAGCTCCGAAACACTGACTATATCTATGGGGTTGTGGTCTTTAGTGGACCGGATACAAAGGCTGTGAGGAACTCCACAAGGTCACCATCTAAACGTAGTCGAGTAGAGAGGAAGATGGATCATGTAATTTATGTCCTCTTTACCATGCTCATTTTGATATCGATAATATCCTCTATCGGTTCAACTATATTCACAAACTCTGAGGCTGTTAAATGGTATTACCTTGAGTTGAAAAGAGCTTCTGATTCATCTTTTGATCCATCAAAGCCGGTTGTATCGTGCTTGTTACAATTCATAAGGGCTTTAGTGTTGTATGGCTACTTGATACCGATTTCTTTATATGTTTCGATTGAAGTTGTCAAAGTTCTACAAGCTATGCTCATCAATAAGGACCAGAAGATGTATGATGATGTAACAGATAAAGCAGTTGAGGCTAGAACTTCGAATTTAAATGAGGAGCTTGGACAGGTGGAAATGATTCTGACTGACAAAACAGGCACATTAACTTGTAACCAAATGGAATTCAGGAAATGTTCAATTGAAGGGATTTCATATGGTGGTGAAATCACTGAAATTGATCTTGCAGCCTCGAGAAGAATGGACATTGAGGTGGAGAGATATCGGTTCAGTCTAGGTGGATATGATTCCACTGCTCGAAGCCTAGAGATGTTTGAGTTTTCAATGGCTGATCCAGCAGCAGAGAAGATGGTCCTTGGTTTGGATCAAGGAATGGAGAAACCAAATACTACAACATTAAGAAATTCTGTTCAAGAAAGAGACTCGGTTATTAAGGGATTCAATTTCAAGGATGATCGACTAACGGACAAAATGTGGATTAATCGATCTAATGTATCAGATATGATGATGTTTTTTCGCGTCATGGCTCTATGTCATACTGGCATTCCTGTTGAAGATGAGAAAAGTGATAGACTGAAATACGAGGCAGAGTCTCCGGAGGAAGTAGCCTTTCTGATAGCTGCACAAGAGTTTGGATTCAAGTTCTGTCATAGAACTCAGTCTGTGATGGCTGTTCAAGAACTTGACCCCTCTTCTGGAATGGATGTTAAGAGGTGACTTTCAACTATTTTAATTCAATTTCATCTCCTCTTCTTTCAATTCTCCATTCATTTTTTTCTCATTCCTTATGCTAATCGCTTATAGGGAATACAAGCTTTTGAATCTGTTAGAGTTCAACAGCTCTAGGAAAAGGATGTCAGTGATAGTGAGAAATCAAAATGGAGACATCTTTCTCCTTTGCAAAGGGGCTGACAAGTAAGACGTAATTGCATACGTTACATCAGATTGTTATTAGTTTTTCTAGTCTATTTCTAAGTCTGTCCCTTGTTCTGCAGTGTTATTTTTGATAGACTCGCAGATAATGGTAGGACATATCAGCAAGCGACAAGTGTGCATCTTTCAAACTATGCAGAAGATGGCTTGAGAGCCTTGCTTTTTGCATACAAGAAAATCAATTCAGATGAGTATGAGAAGTGGAGCTCAGTATTTacaaaagccaaggccactataGGTCCAGAAAGAGAGGAGCTACTAGAAAATGCCTCCGAAATGATTGAGAAAGATTTGCTCCTACTAGGTGCAGTTGCAATAGAAGATAAGCTACAAAAAGGGGTGAGCTCTCTATTCCTTTATTCTGCTTCCATAAACGCTGAGCTAATTTCACAAATCATCTTTGGTGCTTTCTTGATTAGCAAATCAATATGCAATTTGTCCTTTTAGCCGAAAACTTAAAGAGTGCAACATTTTGGACAAAGACACTGATATAGCATCACATGACAGTCTAGAGGGAAAAGTCGAAAAGCAATATTTGCCGGCAACAGCCTTCTCTAACATCCTATGACAAGCTTGCTTTTCCTCATTCCCTCATTTGGTTGCCACTCCTCCAATATCCTCTTAATTGGCACAAGGAAAGATGAGAAAGCTAGTGTCATGGAGGGGGACAAGGAGGAGGTGTTGGCCAAAAGCATAACTCTAATCTGCTGCATTGAAGACATTAATGTATCCCTTGGAATTAATGTATCCCTTAGAGCTGGAAAATGATTCTGCACTGACTTCTTTCAGGTTCCTGAGTGCATAGACAAACTTGCACAAGCCGGATTGAAGATCTGGCTGCTGACAGGAGATAAAAAAGAAACAGCAGTTAACATTGGGTGAGAACTTACTTTCTTCTTCGGATAGCAAAAGTACGCAGCTTTTGAAATATTATCTATTACTATTAAAAGAATCTAAAGGTAGCAGAGAGAAAGGTCACTCACTAGCTAAGTGAAATCTTGCAGGTTTGCTTGCAGCTTACTTCGGCATGACATGAACCAAGTTCATTTGACTCTAAGCAAAGAAGCTGAGTCGAAAAATATTGTGAAGGTGACAACAAAGTATCATTTTCTTGGAACAGAAAAAAGACTGATGCACTGAATACGTATAGAAAATTGAATTGGAATTAAGGTAGTCAacttttttttctagtttttcaGGTCATGAGAGAAGATATATTGTGTCAGATTGAAAGATCTTATCAGATGGTCATTCAAGAAGACAGAAAGGATCGGCCTTTTGCCTTGATAGTGGATGGAAAAGCTCTTGAAATCGCCTTGAGTGATGACATAAGAGACCAGCTTCTAAAACTAGCTGTTAGATGTGATTCTGTCATATGCTGCAGAGTTTCTCCCAAACAAAAAGCTCTTGTATGTCACTGTTTTTTATGCTTAGGGCAGCCTAATGACTTTTTCTCATATTCATGCTTTAATACACAATTTTATATAAGTTTCTGACTAGATTTTCTAGATCACGAGGTTGGTTAAGCAACATACTGGCAAGACAACGTTGGCTATAGGCGATGGAGCAAATGATGTAGGCATGATTCAAGAAGCAGATATTGGCGTTGGAATCAGTGGCATGGAAGGAATGCAGGTAAATGCTTTCTATCCTTAATTTCTACAGTTATTGAAGCCTAATTTTCTTACTAACTTCTAATTCTGCTGATTACTGAGGTTTGCAGGCTGTTATGGCAAGTGACTTCTCAATGCCTCAATTTTGTTTCCTGGAGCGCCTACTTATAGTCCACGGTCACTGGTGTTACAAGAGGATATCCAAGCTGGTGAGAAAATAATCTTTCTTTTAATCCAAGACAGACAAATTTTCTCCATCCTTAAATCTCAGTGTACTAATAAGAATTTTGTTCCTCATTCTGATGCTGCAGATTCTATATTTTGTCTACAAGAACATCACTTTTGGCCTCACATTGTTCTTCTATGACATCCTCACCACTTCCTCAGGTCAGGTTCTGTTTGATGATTGGTACATCGTCATCTTCAACGTCTTTTTGACATCCTTGCCTGTGATCTCCTTGGGTGTGCTGGAACAGGATGTTTCATCTGAAGTCTGTCTTAAggtaaaaaaaaaacaagaacttACCCGATCCACCCCCGCCCCCTCCTAATTATTACCATTATACATTATGAAAGTCTTAACTCAGTTAGTTGCACCCCTAGGAAACAAAGACTTCATGTGTAAGTCAGACACTAACAAATACATTATATCACACATCTGAAAATCCAACATGATGTATTCGTGTTCGTGATACTTAGGCTGCACATAATATAGGTACTATAATTCCTTCCAATGGTTTTTCAACAATATCCTAATCACTCTCTTTTCATGTTTGTTATTCGAGAAGTTTCCAACCCTTTATCAGCAAGGACCAAAAAATATCTGT containing:
- the LOC104098921 gene encoding probable phospholipid-transporting ATPase 5, giving the protein MAAGRKKQKVKWSKLYTFSCLHPQTNEGDPASFAGAPSAQSFIGQPGFSRVVFCNDPHCHKLKPYNYPNNYVATTKYNIVTFFPIALFEQFRRVANLYFLLAAVLSVTSLAPFTPVSVISPLVFVVGISMLKEAMEDWNRFLQDLKVNARKVKVHIGNGEFMERAWKEVYVGDVIKVNKNEYFPSDLLLLSSSYEDGLCYVETMNLDGETNLKVKRSLEATLSLDSDEQFSKFLATVRCEDPNPNLYTFVGNLEFENESHPLSPSQILLRDSKLRNTDYIYGVVVFSGPDTKAVRNSTRSPSKRSRVERKMDHVIYVLFTMLILISIISSIGSTIFTNSEAVKWYYLELKRASDSSFDPSKPVVSCLLQFIRALVLYGYLIPISLYVSIEVVKVLQAMLINKDQKMYDDVTDKAVEARTSNLNEELGQVEMILTDKTGTLTCNQMEFRKCSIEGISYGGEITEIDLAASRRMDIEVERYRFSLGGYDSTARSLEMFEFSMADPAAEKMVLGLDQGMEKPNTTTLRNSVQERDSVIKGFNFKDDRLTDKMWINRSNVSDMMMFFRVMALCHTGIPVEDEKSDRLKYEAESPEEVAFLIAAQEFGFKFCHRTQSVMAVQELDPSSGMDVKREYKLLNLLEFNSSRKRMSVIVRNQNGDIFLLCKGADNVIFDRLADNGRTYQQATSVHLSNYAEDGLRALLFAYKKINSDEYEKWSSVFTKAKATIGPEREELLENASEMIEKDLLLLGAVAIEDKLQKGVPECIDKLAQAGLKIWLLTGDKKETAVNIGFACSLLRHDMNQVHLTLSKEAESKNIVKVMREDILCQIERSYQMVIQEDRKDRPFALIVDGKALEIALSDDIRDQLLKLAVRCDSVICCRVSPKQKALITRLVKQHTGKTTLAIGDGANDVGMIQEADIGVGISGMEGMQAVMASDFSMPQFCFLERLLIVHGHWCYKRISKLILYFVYKNITFGLTLFFYDILTTSSGQVLFDDWYIVIFNVFLTSLPVISLGVLEQDVSSEVCLKFPTLYQQGPKNICFSWKRIIGWILNASLTSLAIFAINIYALSPAAFTERGKVADIGHIGAVIYTCIIWTVNCQIALIINHFTWISHLLIWGSIICWYIFLFLYGVLPPHHSKTGFHLLTEAIGPTAVYWIVTLLAVVTSLLPYFIHIIIQRSFFPMDDHLIQEMEHFRMDIIDGPMWLKEQQKSKEKTKVGFSARVDAKIRQLKEQLHRKKNINL